In the Candidatus Methylomirabilis sp. genome, GGCTCACCGCGAAGAGGCTACCGATCTTCTCGTTGGTCTCCCGCAGCCGGCCGCTCAGGGACCGGCAGAAGGCCCAGAGCACCTTGACGGCCAACTCGGGATGCGCCGTGAGCAGGTCCCCGAAGGCAGCCTTCCCGATGACCAGGAGGCTCGTGCGCTTCTCGGCCGCGGCCGTGGCGGAACGGGGGTACTCGTCGATGAGCGCCATCTCCCCGCAGGTGCTCCCGGCCGGGAGCACCGCCAGGACCTCCTCCCCCGTCCCCGGGATGACCTTGGTGATCCGCACGGCCCCTCGCAAGATGATGTACAGGGCGTCGCCCACCCCCCCCTCCCGGAACAGGACGGTGCCGGCGGGGACCTGCCGGCGCTCGCCGATCTTGGCCAGGAGGCGGCGCTCGGCCGGCGTCAGCTCGCGAAAGAGAGGGAGGCCGTCCAGGGGCGTGGGCACCGACCCCTCCCGCGTCGTCCTCACAGGAGGGGCAGGCCCTCGGCCGGAAAGGCGTCCCGGATCCAGGTGACGCGCGCCGGCCCCGCCGTGAAATCCACCGCCACGACATCGAAGCGACAGGGGAGCCCCCGGAGGCCGGAGGCGCTGAGGAACGCCTCGGCCACCCGGGCGATCTGCCGCTGCTTTGCCGCCCGCACCGCCCCCTCCGGGGGGCCGAAGGTGGCCGTCCGGCGGGTCTTCACCTCCACGAAAACGACGGTGGTCCCCTCTCGCGCCACCAGATCGATCTCCCCGCGGAGCGCCCGGAACCGGGTGGCCAGCACCGTGAGCCCCCGCGCCTCGAGGAAGGCGCGGGCGGCCGCCTCCCCCGCCACGCCGGTCGCCTGCCGCCCCGGCATCCCTATCCCCCCAGGGGGAGCGGCGGCTGACCCCCCGGCAGGTGCTCCCGGATCCCTGCGAAGCTGCGGCGGTGCACGGGGCAGACACCGAAGGCGGCGACCGCCGCCCGGTGGGCCGCCGTCCCGTAACCCTTGTGCCGGGAAAACCCGTACCGGGGGTGGGCGCAGTCTAGCGCGGCCATGATGGCGTCCCGACGGACCTTCGCCACGATGGAGGCGGCGCCGATCACCGGGATGAGGGCGTCCCCGCGGGGGATGGGCCGGCAGGGGAGGGGGAGGGGGGGAGCCAGTGTCCCGTCTACCAGGATCAGGTCCGGGAGGCGGGGGAGGGCGGCCACCGCCGCGGCCATCGCTCGGAAGGTCGCCCGGAGGATATTGAGCGCGTCGATCTCCTCCGCCTCGACGACCCCCACCCCGATCCCGGCGGCGACCCCCTCGATGACGGGGAGGGCGGCGAGCCGCGCCTCCGGGCTCAGCACCTTGGAGTCTGCGGCGACCGCCAGGTCCTGGTCCACCGGGATCAGGACCGCCGCGGCGACTACGGGGCCGGCGAGCGCGCCTCGGCCGACCTCATCCACGCCGGCGATGGTTCGCACCCCGGCCCGTCGCAGGGTCGCCCGCAACCGCGCCCAGGAGAGCGGGCTCTCAGCGGGCCGCGGGCGTCCGGACATAGTCCTTGAGCCGGATCCGCGAGGGGAGAATGCTGCCTCCCGAGAGGACGATCCGCACCCCCTCCTCCACGGTGAGGTCGGGGAAGATCACGTCCCGGCGGGGCAGGAGGACCGTCTCCCCCAGATAGAGGTGGTTGGTCGGGACGTAGACGGCCACCAGGTGCGCCTCTTCGCCCGGCCCGATCTCCAGGATGCTCTGGTCGGTGAGGAAGCCGAAGGCGTAGGTGCCCGGCCGGGGGTACTCGACGATGACGAACCGCCGGAAGGAGCCCCCCTTCTCGGGGCTCAGGGCGTCCACCAGGGACTTCAGGGCGGCGTAGACGGTCTTGGCGATGGGGATGCGGAGCAAGAGGCCTTCGGCCCACGAGAAGAGGCGGCGCCCCACCACGTTGGTGGCCACCGCCCCCACAAGGAAGATGATGAGCAAGCTGGACAGGAAGCCGAGGCCCGGGACCCGGTACCCCAGCAGGTTGGCGAACACCGGGCCCAGCAGGCCATCAACGACGCTGAAGAACCACCAGAGGGCGAACACGGTGAGGACGACCGGGATGGAGACCAGGAGCCCGGTGATGAAGATCCCCTTGAAGCCCGCCCGCATCCCGTCCACGCGCCGTCCCGTCGCCCCGCGGCTCTATCGCTTCCTCTCCCGGATCCGCGCCGCCTTCCCCTTCAACTCTCGCAGGTAGTACAGCTTCGCACGCCGCACGTGCCCCTGTCGGATCACCTCGATCTTCTCCAGCATGGGGGAGTGGAGGGGGAACGTCCGCTCCACGCCGACCCCGTAGGTGACCTTCCGCACCGTGAAGGTGGCGCGGAGCCCCCCCTGGCGGCGCCGGAGCACGATCCCCTCGAACATCTGCAAGCGCTCCTTGTCTCCCTCGCGGACCTTCACGTGGACCCGGACCGTATCGCCGGGCCGGAACTCCGGCAGGTCCTGGCGGAGGGCCGGGCGCTCCACGTCCGCCAGCAGCTTCTCAACGTCCATGACCAACACCCTCCTCCTCCCCGCGCCGGGCCGCGCCTGACGCGCGATCTAGCGGGGTGATCCGCGCC is a window encoding:
- a CDS encoding cyclic nucleotide-binding domain-containing protein; this encodes MPTPLDGLPLFRELTPAERRLLAKIGERRQVPAGTVLFREGGVGDALYIILRGAVRITKVIPGTGEEVLAVLPAGSTCGEMALIDEYPRSATAAAEKRTSLLVIGKAAFGDLLTAHPELAVKVLWAFCRSLSGRLRETNEKIGSLFAVSRTF
- a CDS encoding YraN family protein — translated: MPGRQATGVAGEAAARAFLEARGLTVLATRFRALRGEIDLVAREGTTVVFVEVKTRRTATFGPPEGAVRAAKQRQIARVAEAFLSASGLRGLPCRFDVVAVDFTAGPARVTWIRDAFPAEGLPLL
- a CDS encoding ribonuclease HII — encoded protein: MRTIAGVDEVGRGALAGPVVAAAVLIPVDQDLAVAADSKVLSPEARLAALPVIEGVAAGIGVGVVEAEEIDALNILRATFRAMAAAVAALPRLPDLILVDGTLAPPLPLPCRPIPRGDALIPVIGAASIVAKVRRDAIMAALDCAHPRYGFSRHKGYGTAAHRAAVAAFGVCPVHRRSFAGIREHLPGGQPPLPLGG
- a CDS encoding DUF502 domain-containing protein, encoding MRAGFKGIFITGLLVSIPVVLTVFALWWFFSVVDGLLGPVFANLLGYRVPGLGFLSSLLIIFLVGAVATNVVGRRLFSWAEGLLLRIPIAKTVYAALKSLVDALSPEKGGSFRRFVIVEYPRPGTYAFGFLTDQSILEIGPGEEAHLVAVYVPTNHLYLGETVLLPRRDVIFPDLTVEEGVRIVLSGGSILPSRIRLKDYVRTPAAR
- the rplS gene encoding 50S ribosomal protein L19; its protein translation is MDVEKLLADVERPALRQDLPEFRPGDTVRVHVKVREGDKERLQMFEGIVLRRRQGGLRATFTVRKVTYGVGVERTFPLHSPMLEKIEVIRQGHVRRAKLYYLRELKGKAARIRERKR